The Flavipsychrobacter sp. genome contains the following window.
TGCGCTGCGGGCTACATTTCTAATATTGGAAGAAGTGAAATTAGGTGCTACCCACATTACGTTGGCGCCCGTATGCAGTAATTCTGTTCTTAAAGATTCTAAGAAACCCTGCATGGCAAATTTAGAAGCAGAGTACCCTGTTCTACCCGGCAAGCCTCTGTAGCCTGCTATTGAGGAAACACCAACTATAGTTCCTTTTCTTTGTTTGATAGAAGTAACCGCATGTTTTGTGCAATAGACTGTACCCCAAAAGTTGATGTTCATTAGCTCTTCTATAACCTTTAGGTCTGTATATTCGAACAAGGCACGCATACTGATACCCGCATTGTTTATCAATACATCAATACCACCCCATTTCTCCATTACGGTTTCAATAAATTCTTTGCAGTCTTCTGCTTTACTTACATCTGCTTCATGAATATGTACTAAAGAGTCATCATGGTCATAGATCTTCTTCAGCTTATCTATACTACGTGCACAAACAGCCACTTTTGCTCCCCTATGCAAAGCTTCATCGGCCAAAGCCTTTCCTATACCCGAAGAAGCACCTGTAACTACTACTACTTTATTTTTTAAAGAATACATATTGATCAATTGCAGTTCGTACAAAAATAGACTTTAAGCTAAATTATTCTAAAAGAAAGACTTATTGAACGATCATAAAAGATATGCACAGAGGTTGATAAATTGACCCGAAAAGAGCAAACAATATTTTTAATTTCATAGAGACGGGAAACCTCAGGTACAATATCGACCAACGATAATGAGGTATAACAAGGAATAAAAACTGTATGCAAGAGTGCAACCAATGGATTGACTGTACAATAGATAGTAACACCCTGTAGATAAAATGACCCGACTACAGCCATAGGTCTATTTGACATTAAGTTAACACCGTGCATGGGCAAGATTCAGTATATTTAGTTAACAAGTAAAACCTAAGCACATTGACAGAAACGATAATAAATTTAGAGACGGTAGATCCTATTGAGTTTTTTGGTGTCAACAATAGTAAGTTTGATATTTTGAAACGTAAGTTTCCACTACTAAAAATACTATCAAGGGGCACGCAGATAAAACTTGCGGGCAAAGGTGACGAAGTAAAAAATGCGCAAAACAGAATTGAACAGGTTATCAAATACTTAGAGCGCAACGGCCACCTATCAGAAAGTTATTTTGCACAAATACTTGGAGACGAAGATGAAGGCAACCCTATGAAAGAAAGCCTTGACGCCAGCAACAATGACAATATCATTGTTTTTGGCCCTAACGGTAAGGTAATACGTGCAAAAACACAAAATCAGAAAATACTAACCAATGCATCTGAACAGAATGACGTGGTATTCGCCGTTGGTCCGGCAGGTACGGGTAAAACCTACACGGCTGTAGCACTAGCTGTTCGTGCTTTGAAAAACAAATCAGTACGAAAGATCATACTTACCCGCCCCGCTGTAGAGGCAGGCGAAAGCTTGGGTTTCTTACCAGGTGACCTTAAAGAAAAGATAGACCCTTATTTAAGGCCTTTATACGATGCACTGGACGATATGATACCTTCAGACAAGCTGAACTATTATATGGCTAACCGTATCATAGAGATAGCTCCGCTGGCTTATATGAGAGGTAGAACATTGGACAACGCATTTATTATTCTGGACGAATCACAAAATGCT
Protein-coding sequences here:
- a CDS encoding PhoH family protein, with protein sequence MTETIINLETVDPIEFFGVNNSKFDILKRKFPLLKILSRGTQIKLAGKGDEVKNAQNRIEQVIKYLERNGHLSESYFAQILGDEDEGNPMKESLDASNNDNIIVFGPNGKVIRAKTQNQKILTNASEQNDVVFAVGPAGTGKTYTAVALAVRALKNKSVRKIILTRPAVEAGESLGFLPGDLKEKIDPYLRPLYDALDDMIPSDKLNYYMANRIIEIAPLAYMRGRTLDNAFIILDESQNATDLQLKMFLTRIGPSAKAIITGDLTQIDLPKNQTSGLYKASRILKDIDGIGYVQLDEADVVRHRLVKQIIKAYNADDERKEKRERENKEKFQKLKRSSDSMNE
- a CDS encoding SDR family oxidoreductase, translating into MYSLKNKVVVVTGASSGIGKALADEALHRGAKVAVCARSIDKLKKIYDHDDSLVHIHEADVSKAEDCKEFIETVMEKWGGIDVLINNAGISMRALFEYTDLKVIEELMNINFWGTVYCTKHAVTSIKQRKGTIVGVSSIAGYRGLPGRTGYSASKFAMQGFLESLRTELLHTGANVMWVAPNFTSSNIRNVARSADGSAQKETPLDEKKLMSSEECARLILNAVEQRKRTLVMTAQGKLTVWVNRLFANLADKLVYKHFLKEPNSPLADY